The nucleotide sequence AGCCCAATAGTTTTTCTTTTAGCTCCTGCATGTCTTTCTGGCTGTTGCCCGCGGGCGCGATAAGAAGAACAGTCGTGTTTTGGTCGACTATGGCGAAAGGGCCGTGATGGAAATCGCTCGCGGCGTAAGCGCGCGCGTTGATGTATGTGGTCTCCTGGATTTTTAGGGCGGTCTCTAGCGCTATCGGGTAATTGGTTCCGCGCCCCAACACTATCAAAGACTCAAGGTCTTTGTATTTTTGGGCAAGGTCTTGGATTTGGGGCTTTAGCCCAAAGATTTTGGGCAGGTTATCGGCTATTTGGGTTAGCTCTTCTTGGACTTGGCGGTTTTGGCTGTGATACGCCGCCAAATATCCAAGCAAGCACATCTGCGCCGTATATGTCTTGGTCGCCGCCACGCTAAGCTCCTTGCCGGCGTTGCAATACAGGTGGAAATCGGTCATATTGGCCATCTTGGATTCTAAGTTGTTGGTAACGCTCAAAGTCAGGGCGCCGCTTCTTACGCCGTTTTCCAAAACAGCCATTACATCGGCCGCCATCCCGCTTTGGGATACGCCTATCACCAAGCTGGACGACAAATCCAATTCGGCGTTATACATTGTATTGACGCCGGGCGCAGCCAAGCTTACAGGGATTTTGGCAAGGCTTTCAAACGCGTATTTGAAATAATTGCCCGCGTTATTGCTGCTGCCGCGCGCGGCGATAACCACATTGGTTATGTTTTTTTGTTTTATAGCCTTTGAAACCTCTTCAAAGGTCTGACGGTTGTAGACGATGCAGTTTTTCAGGACTTCGGCTTGTTGTAAAATTTCGTTTTCCATTAATGTCATAAATTTTTTACCTCAATTTTTAAAAAATATAAATTAATTATATCACAGTGTTTTTTAATGAAAAAACACATCATGCGCCATTTTTCCAAAAAAATTCCCCGTTTTTATTTTTATTCTTATTACCAAAAAAAGTATCGCGTTTGGATTAAATTTTTTTAATTTTTTTTTAACCGTTTTGTAATTGCCACGAAAACTAAAAAGCTAGAAAGCTATAAAGCTATAAAGCTAGAAAACTAGAAAGTCATAATGCTATAAAGCTATAAAGCTATAAAGCTATAAAACCACAAAACTATAAAAATAATTATTGCAAAACCTAACGCCATATAGCCATTAATAACCGCAAAACCTAATAAATATTAAGGCGAAAACCTAAGTATAATTACTTAAAAAAATGGTTTGGACTAAAACCAAACCATTATTTAAATTCCAAAATATTAATCTTAATCTAAAATTTTAAGCCCCAAAATATCATATCCTCTTAATTTTTATCTTGCCTTAGCGGTTTTATCCATTATAAATTTATTTTCTCGCTCACTATATAAAGCGGGCGGTCTTTGACCTCGTCATATACCCTGCCCAAGTATATCCCCAGCATCCCCAAGCCTGTCATAATAAAACCTGTCATTAATGTTATAAAGGGGAAAAGCCAATAGACAGGGGACGAGATGATTTTGGCGATTTGCAACGCGATTAGGGCAATAAAGCCCGCCAGCGACAAAAAACCCAAAAACAATCCGAACCCGAACATCGCGGTCAACGGGAAATTGGTGTTGCTTATTATGCCGTCGCCCGCCAGCTTGAACATTTTCTTTAAAGTGTATTTGGTCTCGCCCGCGGCGCGCGGATGTCTTTCGTATTTTACCTCGGCTTGCCTAAAGCCCACCCAAGCGTTCATGCCGCGCAAATACCTGTTTTTCTCGGGCATGCCGATAATGGCGTCCGCCGCCTTTCGCGACAATAGCCTAAAATCGCCCGTGTCTTTTGGGATGTTAAGGCTGGTTATGCGCGCCAAAAACCTGTAATACAAAAAGGCGGTTAACTTCTTTAGCGGGCGCTCGCCCTTTCTTTTTATGCGCTTGCCGTAGACTATGTCATAGCCTTCGCGCCATTTTTCTATCATTTGCAAAACCACTTCGGGCGGGTCTTGCAAGTCGGCGTCCAGGATAATCAGCGCCTGGCCGCTAGCGTGTTCCATGCCCGCGCTGACCGCCGCTTGATGCCCGAAATTGCGCGAAAAAGAGATAACCTTGACCGTTTTGTCGGCTTTGGCGTATTCCTTTAGCATATTAAGCGAGTTGTCCGCGCTGCCGTCGTTGACAAAAATCAGCTCGTAATCGCCGTCAAATTGGGCGGCT is from Clostridiales bacterium and encodes:
- a CDS encoding SIS domain-containing protein; translated protein: MTLMENEILQQAEVLKNCIVYNRQTFEEVSKAIKQKNITNVVIAARGSSNNAGNYFKYAFESLAKIPVSLAAPGVNTMYNAELDLSSSLVIGVSQSGMAADVMAVLENGVRSGALTLSVTNNLESKMANMTDFHLYCNAGKELSVAATKTYTAQMCLLGYLAAYHSQNRQVQEELTQIADNLPKIFGLKPQIQDLAQKYKDLESLIVLGRGTNYPIALETALKIQETTYINARAYAASDFHHGPFAIVDQNTTVLLIAPAGNSQKDMQELKEKLLG
- a CDS encoding glycosyltransferase family 2 protein, encoding MVKYSIIIPVYNEQEVLDMCYGELKKLAAQFDGDYELIFVNDGSADNSLNMLKEYAKADKTVKVISFSRNFGHQAAVSAGMEHASGQALIILDADLQDPPEVVLQMIEKWREGYDIVYGKRIKRKGERPLKKLTAFLYYRFLARITSLNIPKDTGDFRLLSRKAADAIIGMPEKNRYLRGMNAWVGFRQAEVKYERHPRAAGETKYTLKKMFKLAGDGIISNTNFPLTAMFGFGLFLGFLSLAGFIALIALQIAKIISSPVYWLFPFITLMTGFIMTGLGMLGIYLGRVYDEVKDRPLYIVSEKINL